A window of the Canis lupus baileyi chromosome 8, mCanLup2.hap1, whole genome shotgun sequence genome harbors these coding sequences:
- the EXTL2 gene encoding exostosin-like 2 isoform X1, with translation MRYCHICKLPGRVMGIRVLRFSLVVILVLLLVAGALTTLLPNIKEDKMLTLRREIKSQGKSTLDSFTLIMQTYNRTDLLLRLLNHYQAVPYLHKVIVVWNNVGEKGPDELWNSLGPHPVPVIFKLQTTNRMRNRLQVFPELETNAVLMVDDDTLISAQDLVFAFSVWQQFPDQIVGFVPRKHVSTSSGIYSYGGFELQTPGFGNGDQYSMVLIGASFFNSKYLDLFQRQPAAVHALIDEIQNCDDIAMNFIIAKHTGKTSGVFVKPVNMGNLEKESNGGYPGMWHRAEHFLQRSYCINKLVNIYNSMPLKYSNIMISQFGFPYANHKSKI, from the exons ATGAG GTATTGCCACATCTGCAAACTTCCCGGACGAGTGATGGGCATTCGAGTCCTTCGTTTCTCTCTGGTGGTCATCCTCGTGCTGCTGCTCGTAGCCGGGGCTTTGACCACTTTACTTCCAAATATCAAGGAAGACAAGATGCTCACTTTGCGTAGGGAAATAAAATCCCAGGGCAAGTCCACCCTGGATTCCTTTACTCTAATAATGCAGACATACAACAGAACAGATCTCTTACTGAGACTCTTAAATCATTATCAGGCTGTGCCATATCTGCATAAAGTGATTGTAGTGTGGAACAATGTTGGGGAGAAGGGACCAGACGAGTTATGGAATTCTCTAGGGCCGCATCCCGTCCCTGTGATCTTCAAACTACAGACGACAAACAGGATGAGAAATCGACTCCAGGTCTTTCCTGAACTAGAAACCAATG CAGTGTTAATGGTAGATGATGACACGCTAATTAGTGCCCAAGACCTTGTCTTTGCTTTCTCAGTTTGGCAG cAATTTCCTGATCAAATTGTAGGATTTGTTCCTAGAAAGCATGTCTCTACTTCATCAGGCATCTACAGTTATGGAGGTTTTGAACTGCAAACCCCAGGGTTTGGGAATGGTGACCAGTACTCTATGGTGCTGATTGGAGCCTCGTTCTTCAATAGCAAATACCTTGACCTGTTTCAGAGGCAGCCTGCCGCTGTCCATGCTTTGATAGATGAAATCCAAAACTGTGATGATATTGCCATGAATTTTATCATTGCCAAGCACACCGGGAAGACTTCAGGGGTATTTGTGAAACCTGTAAACATGGggaatttagaaaaagaatccAATGGTGGCTATCCTGGAATGTGGCATCGAGCTGAGCACTTTTTGCAGAGGTCTTACTGTATAAATAAGCTTGTTAATATCTACAATAGCATGCCCTTAAAATACTCCAATATTATGATTTCTCAGTTTGGTTTTCCCTATGCCAACCacaaaagcaaaatatga
- the EXTL2 gene encoding exostosin-like 2 isoform X2 — protein MGIRVLRFSLVVILVLLLVAGALTTLLPNIKEDKMLTLRREIKSQGKSTLDSFTLIMQTYNRTDLLLRLLNHYQAVPYLHKVIVVWNNVGEKGPDELWNSLGPHPVPVIFKLQTTNRMRNRLQVFPELETNAVLMVDDDTLISAQDLVFAFSVWQQFPDQIVGFVPRKHVSTSSGIYSYGGFELQTPGFGNGDQYSMVLIGASFFNSKYLDLFQRQPAAVHALIDEIQNCDDIAMNFIIAKHTGKTSGVFVKPVNMGNLEKESNGGYPGMWHRAEHFLQRSYCINKLVNIYNSMPLKYSNIMISQFGFPYANHKSKI, from the exons ATGGGCATTCGAGTCCTTCGTTTCTCTCTGGTGGTCATCCTCGTGCTGCTGCTCGTAGCCGGGGCTTTGACCACTTTACTTCCAAATATCAAGGAAGACAAGATGCTCACTTTGCGTAGGGAAATAAAATCCCAGGGCAAGTCCACCCTGGATTCCTTTACTCTAATAATGCAGACATACAACAGAACAGATCTCTTACTGAGACTCTTAAATCATTATCAGGCTGTGCCATATCTGCATAAAGTGATTGTAGTGTGGAACAATGTTGGGGAGAAGGGACCAGACGAGTTATGGAATTCTCTAGGGCCGCATCCCGTCCCTGTGATCTTCAAACTACAGACGACAAACAGGATGAGAAATCGACTCCAGGTCTTTCCTGAACTAGAAACCAATG CAGTGTTAATGGTAGATGATGACACGCTAATTAGTGCCCAAGACCTTGTCTTTGCTTTCTCAGTTTGGCAG cAATTTCCTGATCAAATTGTAGGATTTGTTCCTAGAAAGCATGTCTCTACTTCATCAGGCATCTACAGTTATGGAGGTTTTGAACTGCAAACCCCAGGGTTTGGGAATGGTGACCAGTACTCTATGGTGCTGATTGGAGCCTCGTTCTTCAATAGCAAATACCTTGACCTGTTTCAGAGGCAGCCTGCCGCTGTCCATGCTTTGATAGATGAAATCCAAAACTGTGATGATATTGCCATGAATTTTATCATTGCCAAGCACACCGGGAAGACTTCAGGGGTATTTGTGAAACCTGTAAACATGGggaatttagaaaaagaatccAATGGTGGCTATCCTGGAATGTGGCATCGAGCTGAGCACTTTTTGCAGAGGTCTTACTGTATAAATAAGCTTGTTAATATCTACAATAGCATGCCCTTAAAATACTCCAATATTATGATTTCTCAGTTTGGTTTTCCCTATGCCAACCacaaaagcaaaatatga